The following DNA comes from Erigeron canadensis isolate Cc75 chromosome 3, C_canadensis_v1, whole genome shotgun sequence.
TAGCTAGTTCTGTTACATTTCCTGTATTGTTGATGCGTTTTTCGTACTTGTTAGTGACCGAACCGAATGGCATTATTAAGCTTGGGAGGGATTATATATTTGGGAATGTGTATGATATATGGGGGATTTGTTGTAGTTTTTTTAAGTTGGttaggtatatatatgatgGAAATCATGAGGCTGCTTGGAAATTGTGTTTTCGGGTCGGGAAGGGGTTGTTGTGGTTGTTTTACTGTGGTGTTGTTTGTGTTGCTTTAATTATTCCGGCTTTCCTTGTTAGTGGAATGGTGACGAAATGGGTTGTAGAGGAGCCGTTGCAGGTAACGGAACAGTTGACGTTCGATTATACTAGGGATACTCCCATGGCTTTTGTGCCTATTGTTTCTTGTTCGGAGTCGTTGTCTTTGGAACATGGGAAAGTGAGTAATGTTGGGAAATTCTTCGAGCCACAGGTAGTTCCTTTTGGTCATGAACTGCAGGCGACTGTTTTTTTAACGCTGCCAGAGTCGGACTACAACAGAAATCTTGGGATTTTTCAGGTATGTGATATAGATTTTGCAGTAGCTTATCGTTTCTGGTTttgatgatggtggtgtttggatgtgcatATAAAGAATCATTGAGACTTGTATTCATTATCATTTATGGGTTTACATTTGAGAATATGGTACTTTGTTTAAAATTTAGGAGACTTAAGAGAAATATATAAGAACTTGCTATGAAAGAACCTGATTATCTGATCATCCGAGtttgaaaatggaaaattaaaCTGTGCCCTATATTTAGCCACAATTGAGTTCTGAAACATGTGTTAATTTTCATTGAAGGTGAGGGTAGATTTCCTATCTGATGCCGGTAAACTTCTAGCAAGTATAAGGCAACCCTGTATGTTGCAATTCAAAAGTCAGACTATCCACCTTTTGTCAACTTTTCTTAAGTTGGCTTCTCTTCTCACCGGATATTCATCTGAAACACAAACTTTGGACATAAGGTTTAGTGGGTATTCGGAAAAAGATGTCCATACTTCCTGCACAAGGGTTGTGATTGAACAACGAGCAGAATTTGCAAGAGGGGGTGGTGTTCCTGAAATATACTCTGCATCTCTGAAACTAGAGTCTCAACTTCCATTCCTGAAGAGGATGATGTGGTATTCTAAGGGCTTGATATACACTTGGATTGCTTTTATGATATTTATGATGGAGCTGCTGTTGACACTACTATGTTGTATACCCATCATATTTCCACGCGTTCGGCATATGGGCAGTTCTTTAAATAACAATGCATCCCGCAATACCTCCTTCTGATTGAAGCTGCCGATATGATCATATCTTTTCCTGGTACGCAACTGTACTTTTACTCTCCTTCAGTCCTTTGTGTGTCTGGATGATAAAATGAATGGAATAAGTAAAAGCTGTCAAGAGCAAATATTTATTGCTTCTAAGCTTTTTTCGTGATTCATGTTTATCATTTTTGTGGGGgctagtttataaattttaccttttcaacttttattgtGTGTAAGCTGATTTGTATATTGTTGGTTCAGATACTGAAATCAATATCAATGTAAAAAATAGGTCTTTGTGGTtacattttgtattttttcaCAGACCTATTATGTTCTGAAGATCTACTCTGTTCACACTAGTCACCCACTTAATCTCATATCAACCTCGATCTCAACTTGTTATGTATTGTTTCATTTTTGACACAATTTTACATATATCAATTAGAGTATACAACATAAAAAAAGAATCAAAGCTCAGAAACAATACAGGAAATGACAAATATACATGAGATATCAtttgtaaaaattaaatataaacacaCATTATATAGATATCCATTTCAAATCGAAAAcgattttaaaatatcttctttGTGCTTGTCCTCTATCCATTCTTTAGAGGAAAGATGAACTCTTGACGATCTCACATAGAGGCTTATCGGTGAACCTTATGATGTTGTATGCCCATGCACCAGCCACGGCTCCTGCAGTTGGTCCCAACATATAAACCCATAAACCTCGGTATTCATTTGACACAATGGCTGGGCCTAGGGTTCTGGCTGGGTTCATTGAAGCCCCTGATATTGGTCTTCACCAACaaaagatatattttaaattCTCTTAAGGGTATAAATCATTTGCAAAGaggttaaaataataaataatataaagcaACAAGCTCTTGACAATGTGTCCTTATACCCCGCAAACATGGCATTGAGTAAAATTGTTGATCCAATGACAAGTCCTGCTGCTTCTCCTACCTGCGTCATCGTAATTAAAAATCAAGGAATATTCTGaaaatctttaatttataaagtttccCTTAGTTATCAAACATATCATATTAAAGTCAACCTTAATTTAAGATTAAATATGGTTAAGCTGTATTAAATCGAAATTAAAAAGTCAACTCAAAGTATATGTGGATTTGTTCATTCTACAACTctattaaatgtataaataattatcAATAATAAAGAAATCTGAAATATAATACTCACAGCTCGATCATCCGTTGCAACACTGGAAATAACAAACATGAGAAAGAATGTGATGATGAATTCCAACACCAAAGACTGGAGGTCTGATCCCATAGGGATGGTTGCTCCTAGGTTGTTGCTTTTTTTATGGAATAATAACCTTAAGGTTCCACATGCTAGGGTTGATCCGAGTACTTGTGCAATGATGTAACCAGGCACCTACAGAAAGATAATGAAGTTTTAGTCAGCATACTTGAAAGTTTGATGAATTCATAACTTACACTTTTCAAAGGAAATCTCTTGCAAGATGCAAAAGCAATGGTTACGGCAGAGTTGAAATGGGCGCCAGAAATGTGCCCAACCGAGTATACATTCACCATAACTACCAACCCCCATACGATGGCTATTCCAGGTTGACCGATTAAGTTGTTCTTCTCAgtatccaccaccaccacaccacaACCTGCGAATACCATGAAGTATGTACCCAAAAGCTCTGCTATGAACTGCcttaaagttaaaaacatagccaattaataaataattactgaaccatttttcttttaaaggtAGATTTATATTTGATGAAGAACGATTTCTATTTTTATCTTTTGCAAGTAACAAGCAAAAGCACATGAGTCTTCATGGCAGCTCGAGAGTTGATGAAATTAAGAAGAAGCTAATCACCTTTTGGAAAAAAGGAATAGATAAAAGAGAGGTTTGATGATTTGTAGAATCTGtttcatcttttatttcaaCCGTCTCCCCAAGGTGTCCATTGGATGGCACTTCACCTATGTCTGccatacacacaaacacaacCAGTGTGCTTTTAAAAGCAAATAAGCTCAGCTGTGATGCCAGAGGATGAAAATGGACACCGGTTTGTGTATGCTCTTGGAAGACATATAcacaagttatatatatatatatatatagagagagagagagagagagagagagaatgtcAGACCTATTAAAAAAGGGAGTTAATATTTGCACCCCTTAATCTGATTTATCCTATAGTTCTTCTAGTTTTGAATAGTTGAGTCTCCATTGGATGGGTATTAAACGCGCTTGATATAGATGTAGATCAGTTTTATGATGTTTATAATGAAGTTGGTATTCACACCACTATGTGTAGTCGGTTGAGCGCTTATCATATATGAGGGGTATGGTTCAAGCTCGACTTTACTTGTTTACATCCTCTAGTTTTATATAAACCCCCCTCTTGTGCTTAAATACTGATTATCTTTgagtttcaaattttaattagaCACAGTCAAGCAAATATGAAATATGGATGCGTTAGGTAAGTTAAATTTTAGGTTGCCTGTAGAGGATTTTGTTAATTAGGAAAGACTAGTTTTTAGGTAGATCGAAATTTCTGAGTGGCcaataaaaaatttaagctTTGTAAATGATTAATTGAATTTTAGGATGTATATTCGATCCCAAATCAGCTGATTATTCGGATGTTTAAAAGGCCAAACGTACATATCAATGCTTGGTCACTAGTCAATACCagtattgaaaaataaaatacataaaaaaaaaatccactaTACGTATATAGGTTGTATCAAGTATCAAAAGAATAAACCCTCTCGTATATATCAACTATCAAAAACAGAGTAAATGTATAACAACGTGTATGACAAGATAACATGAAAAGTTCCCTCTTATAAAAAGATATACTTTAAGCAGATACACAATGTACGTATTATATCACTCGTAATGACTTAtttggtttacatatactagtATTGTGTGTCATGCAAAGAGATccatatattaaaacaaacatacaaccgtatatatataaatcattgtTCAGATTCACCCTTGGCTACCTCACTCAAAGACTTATCGGTGAACCTTAAGGAGTTGTACCCCCATGCACCACCTATGGCTCCAATTGTCGGTCCCAGAATGTAAACCCATAGCCCCTCATACTTGTTCCACACTAGCGCTGGCCCTATGCTTCTTGCGGGGTTCATTGACGCCCCTGATACAGGGCTGcattcaaaatatatacatacatcttATAAAGCACAAGTCCAAACTTACCTATAATAAACAAACTTATTAACACTGTATTTGGATCATACCCCGCGAACATCGCATTAAGAAGAATGGTTGATCCGATGGCAACCCCGGCTAGTTGCCCGGTCTGCATTGTGTaaataatattatcattattaattaaacCTATGAAATGCAATATATAAACTGGAATAAGGGAAAAGAAAACTATCAAGATAGTAGTACTAACAGCTCGGTCATCTGTGGCGACTGCAGTGATAACAAACATGAGGTAGAAAGTAATAATAATTTCCATCACCAAGGATTGGAGGTCAGACCCGGGAGGGGTGTTTCCAACAAAGTGAACATGATTCCCGCTGAATATTAACCGTAGAGTTGCACTTGCTAGGGTTGCTGCTAGGAGTTGGGCTACCATGTACCCGGGAACCTAAAATGATCAGGCATGTACGTTAATTGATTCGATCAAGATCAAGAGAATAATGTTAAAGTTTAAATCCGAATAAACATAATCATCATAAGTGTATCACCTCTTTCCAAGGGAACCTTTTGCAAGAGGCGAAAGCAATAGTGACAGCAGGGTTCATATGTGCACCAGATACATGTCCCACAGCGTAAACCATCACCATAACCGCTGCCCCCCATACAATGGCGACTCCAGGCATACCCACGAGGCTCTTGTCAATGTTTACCATGATCACCCCACAACCCGCAAATACCAAGAAGTATGTAGCAAACAACTCTGCCATTAACTGTCAAAATCCCAAAACCATatgcataattaattattaaaatcgTTGATTTGTTAAGCTAATTAATCCCGTAAACttcttagtttttcttttaatttgcaATAATATTGATATGTTTCTTAACAAAGAATGAGATCGATATATACaatgtgttttattaatattatgaaATAATATGTAGAACAATATTAGAAGAAAAACCTTTTGGGAAAATGCACGAGTGAAAGTGAAGGAAGAAGTTTTGGGGTGATCTTTTTGGATGTCCATAATGGTGATTCCATGGTGCCCATTTGGAGAGCTGCCAACATCCTCCGTAGCCATTATTCactttataattaattaagagtGATGATGATTCTGGGGAAAACAAGAGTTGGCATATCAAGTATTTATAGAAGTCGAGAATATATAGTGAATATCTAAGGTACAAGTGGCAAAATGTATacagtagtatatatatatatatatatttattaaaaatattttagcaTGCATTATGAAACAGTATATAAGCATAAGTAGTTTTAGATaattaagagttaattacacgACAATATTTTCACTCTTTGCGACTGTTGTTGAACTCTATGTTAAAACCAGATATGTTCCATTTCACCCACGAAATACAGATTTACACCTTGACGAATATGTACGAAATTTACAAAAGTTCTTATATCTAGACGAATAccataagaaaataaaaaataaaaattgacaaCCGAATCAAATAACTGATTAGGACTCATTTCATGGATCATGACTATCAAATGCGTTCTCGTTTTAGAATCTCCATACAGACCACGAAGCACATATCGTAATCGTCCTTGGATACCGCtactatcttcttttttttttaaatgataataatGGACAAAGCCGAAGATGTAAATGGTGGAATATTCTAATACATATCGTTCATGACAAATATGACGTGGTACTCTACATATCTAAAAATCTATACTCAGTTTGAACTTTAATCAGACCATCTTCTAGCTAGTAAATCGAAAGTTATTATAATTGTTAAAATTAAGTATATACCAAAAAACAAGAAAGCCCCAGAGAATATCAATCCGGATTTCAAGGTTGAATAATTTAGGAAAAATTTTACTTATTGGACACTAGTTTTATGCTTTGGTAAGTAAAACTTTGTTTCGGCAAATAATTTATCTGGCCGGAAAATAAATATTTTgcaacttaaaaagaaaaaaaagacaaacTAAGTTTTTAACAGAAGGTATATGTATGATGTGTTTAACTTTTTCACAATTATACTTATGACGTACACAGATGTTAATTAATATTGGCTgctattttatataaaacaactcCAAAACTAACAAATATAACAACTCTGGAGAGGTACTTCTCATTATAGCTCAGTGGTTAAGCATCAGTTTTTCATGCTGGAAGTTTCGAGTTTGAGACATGGAAAGTAAATTTGAAGGAATATCACAATAAAGTCTTCCAGTGAAACAGATTTGAGTCCTGCAAAGGGGACAAAGTTTTATCCCAATTCAATGTCGTGCCTTCATGCGGTTTAGTCGGGAATTTCttctcctactaggtattgagggtgatgGGGCTTtttagcgcggacccggttaagacaatatAATTTAGATCCCCttttgcgagcaaatgatccacgccttaaaaaaaaaaaaactctggAGAGGTTTTCTAAGGAACTCTTCCGAAATCTTTTAACTTATATACTCCGTTATTTTCCTATTCATATTTACAATTAACAAATATGCATGTGCACTTTCTTATATGAATAAACATAGTAGCTTTTTATACTTAGATGTGAAAAATCAGTTATGATAATACATTTCCTCTGGTCTTTCTCTTGTAAAGATACatgtaataaatttatttgtcaaTTTGAGATACGAAAGTTTTATGAGTGTACACACGTTGGTTAATAGgaactttttgaaaattttcctATACGATCGCaagtgtaattatttttaacagcaaattTAAGCTTAGGGATATTGCATCTTTGTATACATTACTATGCTAACAATTTATCCacattaatttataaatgtaGTAATATTTTAGCATGCATTTCTATTAAACTCAAACATTATATGTTTAACAAATGACACGTTTTTATTGTCGTGTCATAAATCCACGTTAAGATCGACCACGTACCTAATAAGTAGAAATATGAAAACAGCAAGCTTCGAATTAGTTATTTATAGTAaaatgggaagaaaaaaaactagaaTTTAGAAATATTAAACTTGAAGAAGCAAGCAAAGGCACTTTTAGACGGTCTTTAACAAGATTATATTTATTCCACTAGTAGCTGAAAATGATTCTACGGCAAAACCTATAATGTAAAACAACATAATAAAGCATAGTTTTTCAAAAAGGTTTGATTCGCTAAACTCTACAAACTTACATGTAGATTATCTTCATGTATTGGcaatttataaacatatataactgaAATTTCCTAGACAATTACAACCGAATAATGTGTATCTAACTTGAAATAGATTAGGCATGGTTTGATAAACATATGTAGTTATCCCTATTCGAGTTAATTAAGGAAGACGAGTATTTTATATTCTGGTGTATCCCG
Coding sequences within:
- the LOC122593616 gene encoding seipin-2-like, which gives rise to MDNQSINNHDVIKLPESEFHDADNDFPFSDASNSFDSDSGDDSTVSVISDHSPDSPSSPSSAGLRNRRRSSKDSTQSQFFINNPDGLRDFNPAVKSNGKLKSNKVNGETDDSSAVTSERISDGEEESVNSPSNLLYILVELLFRVIGYQTKFLASSVTFPVLLMRFSYLLVTEPNGIIKLGRDYIFGNVYDIWGICCSFFKLVRYIYDGNHEAAWKLCFRVGKGLLWLFYCGVVCVALIIPAFLVSGMVTKWVVEEPLQVTEQLTFDYTRDTPMAFVPIVSCSESLSLEHGKVSNVGKFFEPQVVPFGHELQATVFLTLPESDYNRNLGIFQVRVDFLSDAGKLLASIRQPCMLQFKSQTIHLLSTFLKLASLLTGYSSETQTLDIRFSGYSEKDVHTSCTRVVIEQRAEFARGGGVPEIYSASLKLESQLPFLKRMMWYSKGLIYTWIAFMIFMMELLLTLLCCIPIIFPRVRHMGSSLNNNASRNTSF
- the LOC122593618 gene encoding aquaporin NIP1-1-like; translated protein: MFLTLRQFIAELLGTYFMVFAGCGVVVVDTEKNNLIGQPGIAIVWGLVVMVNVYSVGHISGAHFNSAVTIAFASCKRFPLKSVPGYIIAQVLGSTLACGTLRLLFHKKSNNLGATIPMGSDLQSLVLEFIITFFLMFVISSVATDDRAVGEAAGLVIGSTILLNAMFAGPISGASMNPARTLGPAIVSNEYRGLWVYMLGPTAGAVAGAWAYNIIRFTDKPLCEIVKSSSFL
- the LOC122592222 gene encoding aquaporin NIP1-1-like produces the protein MATEDVGSSPNGHHGITIMDIQKDHPKTSSFTFTRAFSQKLMAELFATYFLVFAGCGVIMVNIDKSLVGMPGVAIVWGAAVMVMVYAVGHVSGAHMNPAVTIAFASCKRFPWKEVPGYMVAQLLAATLASATLRLIFSGNHVHFVGNTPPGSDLQSLVMEIIITFYLMFVITAVATDDRATGQLAGVAIGSTILLNAMFAGPVSGASMNPARSIGPALVWNKYEGLWVYILGPTIGAIGGAWGYNSLRFTDKSLSEVAKGESEQ